The following are from one region of the Syngnathus acus chromosome 19, fSynAcu1.2, whole genome shotgun sequence genome:
- the LOC119137887 gene encoding multiple inositol polyphosphate phosphatase 1-like isoform X1, producing the protein MLSFVFKSVVIVILTSRRGGCSAADVPDFAAHFGSKTRYEDAALYRRRVADTWADIRTDPGPFLRTPSGERCSPAHLTAVVRHGSRYPTAKSIRAIRQLSELLRRSEGEAQEGEHGEGSAARRRDVLRRWDMWYTDDMDGQLVAKGREDLRQLAMRLSTLFPSLLGQESLRGGRVSVLTSSKHRCVSSAEAFQEGLHLRANMTPVNYRHRVDDGLLRAYDGCRGYVEGVEMNRTALAEVHKFTRGPEMEALRKKVADKLGLPLRDFTPELLEAAFYLCSYELAIKSLHSPWCFLFEPCDAEVLEYKCDLKLFWKRAHGHTINLLASCPLFHHIFRTLDKAGRPRRSEEGRSAGQRNVLLMRKDWSAGPPTPPPDPASFLIGHAETLLPLLGLLGLYKDKTPPTAANYRSQHGRRFRSSLMVPYAANVVLALLDCARGPRLQLLVNETPVRFPALPDEDAPLYRDVRAAYRHLLDGCDYQKACSGGAAGGREPNTEL; encoded by the exons atgctGTCATTCGTCTTCAAGTCCGTCGTCATTGTTATCTTGACAAGCCGCCGCGGCGGCTGTTCGGCGGCGGACGTGCCGGACTTTGCGGCCCACTTTGGCTCCAAGACACGCTACGAGGACGCCGCCCTGTATCGGAGGCGGGTGGCCGACACCTGGGCCGACATTCGCACGGACCCGGGACCATTCCTGAGGACCCCGAGCGGAGAGCGCTGCTCCCCGGCGCACCTGACAGCCGTCGTCCGCCACGGCAGCCGCTACCCGACCGCTAAGAGCATCCGCGCCATCCGCCAGCTCAGCGAACTGCTGCGACGATCTGAAGGCGAAGCCCAAGAAGGTGAACACGGCGAAGGCAGCGCCGCCCGGAGGCGGGACGTCTTGCGCCGCTGGGACATGTGGTACACCGACGACATGGATG GTCAGCTGGTGGCCAAAGGCCGGGAGGACCTGCGGCAGCTGGCGATGCGTCTGTCCACGTTGTTTCCGTCTTTGTTGGGGCAGGAGTCGTTGCGTGGGGGGCGCGTCAGCGTGTTGACCAGCTCCAAGCACCGATGCGTGAGCAGCGCCGAGGCATTCCAGGAAGGACTTCACCTCAGAGCCAACATGACAC CGGTAAACTATCGCCACCGAGTGGATGACGGGCTGCTGCGCGCCTATGACGGTTGCCGTGGTTACGTGGAGGGCGTGGAGATGAACCGCACGGCGCTGGCCGAGGTCCACAAGTTCACGCGCGGCCCGGAGATGGAGGCGCTGAGGAAGAAAGTGGCCGACAAACTGGGACTTCCTCTCCGCGACTTCACACCAG AACTTCTGGAGGCGGCGTTCTACCTTTGCTCGTACGAGCTGGCCATCAAGTCGCTGCACTCGCCCTGGTGCTTCCTGTTTGAGCCCTGTGACGCCGAG GTTCTGGAGTACAAGTGTGACCTGAAGTTGTTCTGGAAGCGGGCGCACGGCCACACCATCAACCTGCTGGCCAGCTGCCCGCTTTTCCACCACATCTTCAGGACCCTCGACAAGGCCGGACGGCCGCGCAGGTCAGAAGAAGGCCGCTCGGCGGGCCAAAGGAACGTGCTTTTAATGCGAAAGGATTGGTCCGCAGGGCCACCGACACCCCCCCCGGATCCCGCCTCCTTCCTGATCGGGCACGCCGAGACGCTCCTCCCTCTCCTCGGACTGCTGGGCCTCTACAAGGACAAGACTCCGCCCACTGCAGCCAACTACCGCTCGCAGCATG GCCGACGGTTCCGTTCCAGCCTGATGGTGCCGTACGCAGCCAACGTGGTCTTGGCTCTGCTGGATTGCGCGCGAGGCCCCCGCCTGCAGCTGCTGGTGAACGAGACCCCTGTCCGATTCCCGGCCCTGCCAGACGAGGATGCGCCGCTGTATCGCGACGTGCGGGCGGCGTACCGCCACTTGCTGGACGGATGTGACTATCAAAAGGCCTGCAGCGGCGGAGCTGCCGGCGGGCGCGAACCCAACACCGAGCTCTGA
- the LOC119137887 gene encoding multiple inositol polyphosphate phosphatase 1-like isoform X2 yields MLSFVFKSVVIVILTSRRGGCSAADVPDFAAHFGSKTRYEDAALYRRRVADTWADIRTDPGPFLRTPSGERCSPAHLTAVVRHGSRYPTAKSIRAIRQLSELLRRSEGEAQEGEHGEGSAARRRDVLRRWDMWYTDDMDGQLVAKGREDLRQLAMRLSTLFPSLLGQESLRGGRVSVLTSSKHRCVSSAEAFQEGLHLRANMTPVNYRHRVDDGLLRAYDGCRGYVEGVEMNRTALAEVHKFTRGPEMEALRKKVADKLGLPLRDFTPELLEAAFYLCSYELAIKSLHSPWCFLFEPCDAEVLEYKCDLKLFWKRAHGHTINLLASCPLFHHIFRTLDKAGRPRRATDTPPGSRLLPDRARRDAPPSPRTAGPLQGQDSAHCSQLPLAAWPTVPFQPDGAVRSQRGLGSAGLRARPPPAAAGERDPCPIPGPARRGCAAVSRRAGGVPPLAGRM; encoded by the exons atgctGTCATTCGTCTTCAAGTCCGTCGTCATTGTTATCTTGACAAGCCGCCGCGGCGGCTGTTCGGCGGCGGACGTGCCGGACTTTGCGGCCCACTTTGGCTCCAAGACACGCTACGAGGACGCCGCCCTGTATCGGAGGCGGGTGGCCGACACCTGGGCCGACATTCGCACGGACCCGGGACCATTCCTGAGGACCCCGAGCGGAGAGCGCTGCTCCCCGGCGCACCTGACAGCCGTCGTCCGCCACGGCAGCCGCTACCCGACCGCTAAGAGCATCCGCGCCATCCGCCAGCTCAGCGAACTGCTGCGACGATCTGAAGGCGAAGCCCAAGAAGGTGAACACGGCGAAGGCAGCGCCGCCCGGAGGCGGGACGTCTTGCGCCGCTGGGACATGTGGTACACCGACGACATGGATG GTCAGCTGGTGGCCAAAGGCCGGGAGGACCTGCGGCAGCTGGCGATGCGTCTGTCCACGTTGTTTCCGTCTTTGTTGGGGCAGGAGTCGTTGCGTGGGGGGCGCGTCAGCGTGTTGACCAGCTCCAAGCACCGATGCGTGAGCAGCGCCGAGGCATTCCAGGAAGGACTTCACCTCAGAGCCAACATGACAC CGGTAAACTATCGCCACCGAGTGGATGACGGGCTGCTGCGCGCCTATGACGGTTGCCGTGGTTACGTGGAGGGCGTGGAGATGAACCGCACGGCGCTGGCCGAGGTCCACAAGTTCACGCGCGGCCCGGAGATGGAGGCGCTGAGGAAGAAAGTGGCCGACAAACTGGGACTTCCTCTCCGCGACTTCACACCAG AACTTCTGGAGGCGGCGTTCTACCTTTGCTCGTACGAGCTGGCCATCAAGTCGCTGCACTCGCCCTGGTGCTTCCTGTTTGAGCCCTGTGACGCCGAG GTTCTGGAGTACAAGTGTGACCTGAAGTTGTTCTGGAAGCGGGCGCACGGCCACACCATCAACCTGCTGGCCAGCTGCCCGCTTTTCCACCACATCTTCAGGACCCTCGACAAGGCCGGACGGCCGCGCAG GGCCACCGACACCCCCCCCGGATCCCGCCTCCTTCCTGATCGGGCACGCCGAGACGCTCCTCCCTCTCCTCGGACTGCTGGGCCTCTACAAGGACAAGACTCCGCCCACTGCAGCCAACTACCGCTCGCAGCATG GCCGACGGTTCCGTTCCAGCCTGATGGTGCCGTACGCAGCCAACGTGGTCTTGGCTCTGCTGGATTGCGCGCGAGGCCCCCGCCTGCAGCTGCTGGTGAACGAGACCCCTGTCCGATTCCCGGCCCTGCCAGACGAGGATGCGCCGCTGTATCGCGACGTGCGGGCGGCGTACCGCCACTTGCTGGACGGATGTGA